The window ACCTGCTGAACGACGTGCAATTGGATATCGTACGCGCCTACGGCAACGCCGCCTCCGATATCGCAGCCTACGCCGACGCCGGCCTGTCCAAGTCCGAGACTTACATCATCGGGCCGGAAGCTGGTCAAGAAGGGACGCAGGCGGTTGATGGCGATTACACCTATCACTACTCCACCGTTGTGACGGAAACTCCCGCCGCCGGCTGCGAGTGGCGATAATCAACACTGCTAAAGCGGCAATAAACAGGGAAGCCTTTGTTTCCCTGTTTTCATCTGATCAGGGTGGAAACGGAAATTCTTCTCCCTCTACCACAGGCAACGTCAGGACTTGTCCAGCTCCCGCAAAAACGTTTCCATAAAAGCGTCCACCACCGCCGGATGCTTGCCGGTAATCAGATTGCCGTCCACGAAGGTGTCCACCGCCTGGTTATTCTCTACCTGCAATATCCCGCCAGCGTTACGGACATCGGCGACAATATTATGCGCAGCGGTGACCTTGCGTCCCTGCAGTAAAGTCGGGTCCGCCGTGAACAGCCATAGCGAATGACAAATAGCGCCAATTTTTATGCGATTGGTGGCAATGACTTGACGCAAAAACGCCACCGCCGGGGCGCGGGAAACGCCATCGTCGCTCAACTCGGTTTCGTAGCGCAGGCGATCCATGGCATAACCGCCAATGAGGATAACGCCCGCATATTGCGACAGATCCACCTGAGTGATATCGGTCTTCACTACTACCTGACGTTGATGATCATTGCCATTGAAGGTCAGCTCAGGCTGTCCCCACAGGTAGGACATGAACACCACTTCATAGCCATGAGCGGGGAAATACTGCTGAAACGCCACCAACTCGGTTTCATCGAAATGTTCTTCCACCAGCACCCCGATTTTGCCCTTGTACTCCCCCGTCACCGGCGGCGTCTGTACCGTGACTTGCGGGATTTTCACAGAAGAAGCGGAAGAAAAAAGCGAGGCGAGCAGCGTCAGCGCCGCCAGTAGTAGGGTCATCGATCTTAAATACATGGGTTAATTCCTTTACATCCAATCTGGTAGCGGACGCCCTCTCATCAGGGCGTCCGCATAGACAATCAGGCAGGGGTCAGTCTGACTTTGACTTTCAGCTCCTGACGTTCGCGGGGCAGCGTCACCGTCAGGTTCTCCGGATCGAAGTCCTGATAAAGCTCGCCATTCACCCATACTTTGTCGATCTTCACACTGCCTTTGGGCAGAATGTCCGGCTCCACTCGCAACAAGTTACCGGAAAAACCGTTCGCCTGCGGCTTGAAGTAAAGATCCATGGGTTGCTTTAGGATCAGCAGCTTGTTGTAAACCGCCGACAGATAGGCCAATTCAAAGGCGTGATATCCCGCCATGGAGTGGCTGCCTTTGCTGCGCTCCATGCCTTCCACATAGGGCTGGCCGCCAGCCAGCACGTTGAAGTAAACCCCGCCGTCCGCGCGATCCAGAAACCAGGCGTTGTAGAAAGCGGAGGATTCCCGCGCCAGTTGCAGATAGTCAGGATTGCCGGTCACGCCCGCCAGAATCTGATAGGCCAGGATGCCCTGTTCCTGCTGCCACCACGCCTTGCGATCATGGAAAGCGAAGCGGTGCTGACTCTGACCATCGCTGAGCTTGCGCTCCACCACGTCGTACCAGCCTCCGCGCTGTAAATCCGCGCCGTATTTCGGCATGGCGTCGCCCAGAGTTTGCGCCAGCTCGGAATAGGCCACCTTCGGACGCAGATTGTTCATGCGCATCAGGTTCCAGGCGATTTTCAGGTCATGCCCAATAACCGCCCGGTCCTGCTGCCATTTGTAACCGGCGTCCACGGACCAGTCCGCGAAGAATCGCTCGTTGACGAAGGGACTCTCTGTATCGCTGGGGAACCGAGCAGCGATAGTGTCGAAGGTATCTTCCAGAAAGTCCGCATATTCCGTCTTACCCGTGGCCAGCCACAGATTAATCAGATAGGCCGGCGCGTGGTCGCCCACAGAGTTCCAATTCTTCTTACTGCGGTTATCGCCCAATGACTCCGCATTAGGACTCAAAGTAGAGGCGTCGATGTGGGAGAAATACCCGCCTTGGGCGCTCTGGTCGCGATAGCGGTTTTCAAATAACGCCAGGGTTTTCTCTACATCCTGCAGAATGGCGCTGTCGCCAGTAATACGATAGGTCTGCACCAGTCCGGCCAGATCATAGATCTGCTCGTAACAGGGAATGGCGTTGTAATCGTCGGAAAAACGCGAGCCCGCAAAGGTTTCAACGCCGCTTTTGCCATTAACGTCCAACGCATGCAGCCAATAGAACTGCTCGCCCTTGTTCACCTGAAAGTTGGCGCGCAGGTACGCTGTTCCCTTCTGCGCCGCCTCCCAGTAGCGGTCCTCCCCCGTCATCATGTACGCGGTGGCGAAACCGTATATCAGGCGCGATAAGGTAGCGGCTTCCTGAATGCCGTCACCCAGTTTATCCCCTTCAAGAGACAGGTTGGTGCGATAGCGTGTGTAATCGATCGGACCGTCGCCGAACTCCGCCTGCAGGTAGAAGTCCGCCAACTCACTGATTTGACGGCTCCACCAGTCGCTTTGTTCAAAGACGTACTGGTTATCCTGAGTTGTGGGGAAAACCAGATGGATCGTCTCCAGGCCGTATTGGCCGTCCTGAGGGTAGAACACGCCATAAGCGTACACATAGCGCCCCTGGGTCAGCATGACGTCCAGCTTATCCGTGGCGTTCCTGAATTCTTCGCCCAGATTATGCACAAACTCCGCATAAGCGTTATCGCCGATTTTCACAGACAGCTCATGACCATTGCGGGTTTTTAGAGTGAAGGTCCTGTGAGCGCGGTCATATCCGGTCACATAACCGGCGACCAGATCGGAAAAGGTGAATCCAGTACGTTCCGCCATAGACGCCGTCGGGGCTGCTGCGTTTGCAGCCTGCGGCTCATTCGCCGCCGCGACGGAACCGGAGATGGAGACTAATGTAGAGAGTGAAGCAGTAACAACGCAGGCCAGTATCTTCTTCTTAAACATATTATTCTTTCGTTTTCTTTTCGTTTAACGTCAACAACTACCAATGTGTTATAAACAAAAATCCCTATCGCTCCATCTCCCTGGAAGCGCCTGAAAACTGCCTGTTTTCGCCGGCTTAACCGGCTTTATCCCCCTGTCTGCGCACCCACGCAGGCGCTTGTCTGAAGATATGAATTGCTTACAACGCAGAAATAAGTCTGTGAGGACAACGCGCTTCGCCACCGACCGGCGCAACGCGTCGCTATTGTTCTTCCGGGCTTACACCCGGGCGTCAGAGCCGTGGCCCGTTACGCGGATTTATTCTGATAGGCTCCCGCGCTGTAGTGCAGCTCGTAGGAGTGCGAATAAATTTCCACGATGTTGCCGAACGGGTCTTCCATGTAGACCATCCGGTAAGGCTTTTCACCCGGAAAATATTCCCGGATTGGCATTCTTTGCTTGCCGCCCAATTCGACGATGCGTTGCGCCAGCCCTTCTACATCCGGGTCCTGCACGCAGAAGTGGAATACGCCAGTCTGGTAGGGATTGAACTCGTGTCGGGTCGTCTTGTTCTGCGGGAATTCGAACAGCTCGACGCCAATGCTGTCGCTGGTGGACAGGTGGGCGATTTTGAAGGAGCCCCAGCCTTCGCCAAATACATCAATGCACATGGCGCCAATAGCGGTGTCCTTCTCTTCCTTTACTTCCGTGACGTCCATGATGACGTACCAGCCCAGCGCTTTTTGATAGAAGTCCAGGGCTTTGGCAATGTCGGGAACGGATATTCCGATGTGGGAAAAGGCTCTTGGATATCTTTTTTCCATCTGTTGACCTCAATGTTTTGTTGCTCGCGCCAGCAG is drawn from Hahella sp. KA22 and contains these coding sequences:
- a CDS encoding DJ-1/PfpI family protein, whose translation is MYLRSMTLLLAALTLLASLFSSASSVKIPQVTVQTPPVTGEYKGKIGVLVEEHFDETELVAFQQYFPAHGYEVVFMSYLWGQPELTFNGNDHQRQVVVKTDITQVDLSQYAGVILIGGYAMDRLRYETELSDDGVSRAPAVAFLRQVIATNRIKIGAICHSLWLFTADPTLLQGRKVTAAHNIVADVRNAGGILQVENNQAVDTFVDGNLITGKHPAVVDAFMETFLRELDKS
- a CDS encoding AGE family epimerase/isomerase — encoded protein: MFKKKILACVVTASLSTLVSISGSVAAANEPQAANAAAPTASMAERTGFTFSDLVAGYVTGYDRAHRTFTLKTRNGHELSVKIGDNAYAEFVHNLGEEFRNATDKLDVMLTQGRYVYAYGVFYPQDGQYGLETIHLVFPTTQDNQYVFEQSDWWSRQISELADFYLQAEFGDGPIDYTRYRTNLSLEGDKLGDGIQEAATLSRLIYGFATAYMMTGEDRYWEAAQKGTAYLRANFQVNKGEQFYWLHALDVNGKSGVETFAGSRFSDDYNAIPCYEQIYDLAGLVQTYRITGDSAILQDVEKTLALFENRYRDQSAQGGYFSHIDASTLSPNAESLGDNRSKKNWNSVGDHAPAYLINLWLATGKTEYADFLEDTFDTIAARFPSDTESPFVNERFFADWSVDAGYKWQQDRAVIGHDLKIAWNLMRMNNLRPKVAYSELAQTLGDAMPKYGADLQRGGWYDVVERKLSDGQSQHRFAFHDRKAWWQQEQGILAYQILAGVTGNPDYLQLARESSAFYNAWFLDRADGGVYFNVLAGGQPYVEGMERSKGSHSMAGYHAFELAYLSAVYNKLLILKQPMDLYFKPQANGFSGNLLRVEPDILPKGSVKIDKVWVNGELYQDFDPENLTVTLPRERQELKVKVRLTPA
- a CDS encoding lactoylglutathione lyase family protein, translated to MEKRYPRAFSHIGISVPDIAKALDFYQKALGWYVIMDVTEVKEEKDTAIGAMCIDVFGEGWGSFKIAHLSTSDSIGVELFEFPQNKTTRHEFNPYQTGVFHFCVQDPDVEGLAQRIVELGGKQRMPIREYFPGEKPYRMVYMEDPFGNIVEIYSHSYELHYSAGAYQNKSA